A section of the Oncorhynchus gorbuscha isolate QuinsamMale2020 ecotype Even-year linkage group LG06, OgorEven_v1.0, whole genome shotgun sequence genome encodes:
- the LOC124037098 gene encoding sodium/bile acid cotransporter 4-like encodes MEKPSVVVTDVPTAGLTEFLNFTMNDTISRLYEGFTDELAMTELRVTNDPVSLKVNTLRTAFAAGLRAKLPPTEPAHLVVAFWDSPLSHGINVFVGIVLCFTMLGLGCTVDVSQLGEHIRRPIGVLLALVCQFVIMPLVAFLLALAFSLDDVAAMAVLLCGCCPGGNLSNIMSLLVNGEMNLSIIMTISSTVLALVLMPLCLWIYSRAWINTPVVNLMPFGAIILTLCSTLIPIGLGVVLRYRYNRAADIVLKLSLWSLLVTLVMLFIMTGAMLGPELLATIPPSVYVVAVLMPACGYAAGYGLATLFDLPPNIRRTVSLETGCQNVQLCTAILKMAFPPQLMGGMYMFPLLYALFQAAEAGIIILAYRMYRKEVLHKPDTIPTGDNRDIGYNRFEDEDMGFDTSYGAVTTSDPNLIMLEPCPDSTPV; translated from the exons GACTCTACGAAGGGTTCACAGATGAGCTCGCCATGACAGAATTACGCGTAACGAACGACCCGGTATCTCTGAAAGTCAACACTCTAAGGACTGCGTTTGCTGCTGGGCTTCGGGCTAAGCTGCCACCGACGGAACCTGCTCACTTGGTGGTTGCTTTTTGGGATTCCCCGCTAAGTCACGGAATCAATGTGTTTGTAGGGATTGTCTTGTGCTTCACCATGCTGGGCCTTGGGTGTACGGTAGATGTGAGTCAGCTTGGGGAACATATCCGCAGACCCATCGGGGTTCTGCTGGCGCTAGTGTGCCAGTTTGTTATCATGCCCCTGGTCGCCTTCCTGCTTGCTTTGGCATTCTCTCTCGACGATGTGGCGGCTATGGCCGTGCTACTGTGTGGCTGCTGTCCAGGAGGAAACCTATCCAACATCATGTCGTTATTAGTGAACGGGGAGATGAATTTGAG CATCATCATGACCATTTCCTCCACGGTCCTAGCGCTGGTTCTGATGCCTCTATGTCTGTGGATATATAGCCGCGCCTGGATCAACACCCCGGTGGTCAACCTGATGCCGTTCGGCGCGATCATCCTCACCCTCTGTAGCACTCTCATCCCAATTGGCCTGGGGGTCGTGCTGCGGTACCGTTACAACCGGGCGGCGGACATCGTTTTAAAG TTGTCTCTGTGGTCTCTGCTGGTGACCCTGGTGATGCTGTTCATCATGACGGGGGCCATGTTGGGGCCAGAGCTGCTGGCCACCATCCCTCCGTCTGTCTATGTGGTGGCTGTCCTGATGCCTGCCTGTGGCTACGCTGCAGGCTACGGCCTGGCCACCCTCTTCGATCTCCCGCCCAACATCCGCAGGACCGTGTCCCTGGAGACCGGGTGCCAGAACGTGCAGCTCTGCACAGCCATCCTGAAGATGGCCTTTCCACCACAGCTGATGGGGGGCATGTATATGTTCCCTCTGCTCTACGCCCTCTTCCAGGCCGCCGAGGCCGGCATCATCATCCTGGCCTACCGGATGTACAGGAAAGAGGTTCTACACAAACCGGACACAATCCCAACAGGGGACAACAGAGATATTGGATATAATAGGTTTGAAGACGAGGATATGGGCTTTGACACTTCTTACGGGGCGGTCACCACGAGTGACCCAAATCTCATCATGCTGGAGCCTTGTCCGGACTCTACTCCTGTTTAG
- the LOC124037099 gene encoding zygote arrest protein 1-like, whose product MATYVDESIDSYSYSSYNPYSGRYPKPKGAGWRNNYLANYVATEDYFDNHQRAQLKSILSQINPNLTPRLRKANTKDVAVQVNPKKDVSVQCSLGPRTLMTGKRDVLRKRKQEAQAPGSPAGSPGSSVGGVLYPRTLAVYSPVASRRLAYFLEDDKGGPSEAQTVDPPETVKAGKKNKGEKSAEDRTEKAKDEKTGPGKKTSKKTDRSVTTEDVKADQDGSEVKTRVRFQFLEQKYGYYHCRDCNLRWESAYVWCVQGTSKVYFKQFCRTCQKSFNPYRVENITCQTCNKSRCVCEVTPRHIDPKRPHRQDLCGRCKGKRLSCDRTFSFKYII is encoded by the exons atggCTACATATGTAGACGAGTCGATCGACAGTTATTCCTATTCATCTTACAACCCTTATTCTGGCAGGTATCCCAAACCAAAAGGTGCGGGCTGGAGAAACAATTATTTGGCCAACTATGTGGCTACAGAGGACTATTTTGATAACCACCAGCGCGCGCAACTTAAATCAATCTTGTCTCAAATAAACCCCAATCTTACACCGAGGCTACGAAAAGCAAATACTAAAGATGTCGCTGTGCAGGTCAACCCGAAGAAGGATGTCTCCGTGCAGTGTTCCCTCGGCCCAAGGACTCTCATGACCGGAAAGCGAGACGTTTTGCGCAAGAGGAAACAGGAGGCCCAGGCACCCGGTAGCCCTGCGGGTAGTCCAGGCAGCTCCGTGGGAGGCGTGCTCTACCCTCGCACACTGGCCGTCTACTCGCCTGTCGCTTCTAGGAGACTTGCATATTTTCTAGAAGACGACAAAGGGGGACCGAGTGAAGCACAGACCGTTGACCCACCTGAAACCGTGAAGGCCGGGAAAAAGAATAAAGGCGAAAAGTCTGCAGAGGACAGAACAGAAAAGGCAAAGGACGAAAAGACTGGGCCAGGTAAAAAAACTAGTAAGAAGACTGACCGGTCAGTTACGACCGAGGATGTCAAAGCCGATCAGGATGGATCGGAAGTCAAGACCCGCGTGAGGTTTCAG TTTCTGGAGCAGAAGTATGGGTACTATCACTGCAGAGACTGCAACCTGCGTTGGGAGAGCGCATATGTTTGGTGCGTCCAAGGAACGAGCAAG GTCTACTTCAAGCAGTTCTGTAGAACGTGCCAGAAGTCCTTCAATCCTTACCGGGTCGAGAACATCACCTGCCAG ACTTGCAACAAGTCACGCTGTGTGTGCGAAGTGACCCCTCGCCACATTGACCCCAAACGCCCCCACAGACAGGATCTGTGTGGCAGGTGTAAGGGCAAGCGGCTCTCCTGTGACCGCACCTTCAGTTTCAAATACATCATCTAG